The window CTGATACTTCTGGAGACGACGCCACTGCTACATCACTCGGTAGCCGCAAGAACTGATCGACCCGCTCATTGCCAACTTTCTCAGCAGCGCGGCGGTAGATGGCCGCAAGCACTTGCTCTTGATCCGGCTCAACCGTACTGTGGCCCATCCTATGGCCACGATAGGCGAGGAAGGTATTGGCCATCGCCCCACCGATGAGAATCGTGTCGGCTTTATCAATCAGCCGCTCAATTAGCGCAATCTTATCAGCAATCTTCACACCGCCGATAATCGCCACCAGTGGTCGCGCTGGATGCGACATCACTGCAGTTAGCACGGTATATTCATGCACCAATAGATCACCGGCTAGCCCCGGCACGTATAGCGTAATCGCATGGGTACTGGCGTGAGCTCGATGTACCACCGCAAAACCATCCTGCACAAAATAATCCGGCCGCACCGCCCGAGCAATTGCCTTGGCAAACACCGTATCATCACGCGACTCCTCGTCATAAAACCGCAAATTTTCTAACATCAGTACGTCGCCAGCCGCCATATGTCGCACCGCCTGACGAAGCTGATCACCGACGCAACTATCAATAAACTGCACCGGCCGCCCGAGTAGTTCAGCCAGTCGACGCGCCACCGGACGCAGGCTGTATGCCGGATCGACCCCCTTTGGCCGCCCGAGGTGACTCATCAGAACAATCTTGCAACGTTGCTCTAGTAAATAGCGCAGGGTCGATAAACTAGCGCGAATTCGTAAGTCACTGGCAATCCCGCCGTTCACTGTCAGAGGCACATTATAATCAACCCGCACCAGGACGGTCAGCCCGCGGAGATTAACGTCACGAATTGTTTGCTTGAAAAATCTGCCCACCCTTTTCTCGTCCTAGTCCATTGTCCGGATCTGGATATTGTCAGTCTTGCCCGGCCGGCCCGGTTGATGGCCGCTGACCAATACCAGCGTCACTGGATCCTCGCCAAAGTAACCTTCGGCTTTCAATTCCTCTGCTAACTTATTCGCCGACCCCAGACCACTTGGGCGAACGTATGAGCGCGTAGCATAACTTAACGCTAATTTCTGGGCCGTTTTTTGGCTATCGGTGACGCTAATAATCGGCATATTCGGCCGAAAGGCACCGACATTCACCGCGGTTACACCGGTGCTGGTCTCAGCAATGATTGCTCCCGCCTTAAGTTCAGTAGCCAACCGCGCCGCCGTGTAGCTGAGCAGCGCATCATGCTTACGGCGCTTTTCGCCCGACTCAACCGCCATGACATCACTGTGCTCCTGGGTGTACATAATCGTTCGGCGCATCGCCTGCACTGTCTCGATCGGATATTTACCGTTGGCCGTTTCATCCGACAACATCACCGTGTCGGCACCCTGGATGACTGCATTGGCAACGTCGCTCACTTCGGCGCGAGATGGCTCAGGATTGTCAACCATACTGCCCATCATCTGTGTCGCGACGATACTGAGCTTAGAATATTTACGACAAAGAGCGATAATACGCCGTTGGATAACTGGCACGATCTCCGCCCCGGCTTCAACCGCCAAGTCACCACGCGCCACCATAATGCCGTCACTCGCCTTGACGATCTCCTCCAGATGCTCATCAGAGATCGCTGACTTGGTCTCGATTTTGGCAATGATATACGCATCCGAGCCCAGCGCCGTCAGTCGCGAGCGCAGATCGATAATATCGTCCTCCGTTTGTACAAAACTGAGTGCCACATAATCAAAATCTTGACCAGCCGCCCACTCAATATCGGCGATATCTTTTGGCGTCAAGATATCACCACCAAAATCGGTATCTGGCAGATTCAACCCTTTACGGCTCATCAAAAATCCGTCATTCTGCACCTCAACCTTGATGGCCGTTGGACCAGCAATTTCACGAACGATCGACTTGATCTTGCCATCAAACATATACAGCGGCTCGCCAACTTTCATTTTTTCAGCGAGGTTATACTGGACAGGCAGATTAAAGCTTCCGTCATGTTCTGTGATTGACGAATCAAGCGTCAGCATATCACCAGCCCGCACCGTCAGCATGTTGTCTTTGAGAACACCGAGGCGGATTTTTGGACCTTGAAGGTCTTGGAGAATGGCAACTGGTTTGCCCTGCTCATGACTGGCCGTGCGAATCCAGTCGATTTGCTCACGCCGCTCATCATAACTACCGTGGCTGAAATTCAGACGAAAGCCATTGACACCGGCCTGCATAAGTTGACTAATTTTATCCTGACTCATCGTTGCCGGACCGATAGTCGCTAGGATCTTGGTACGTTTAAAAATTGTGTTACTCATCCTTTTGATTATAACACCGGCTAGGCGCTGAGAAAAGATATAATCGCTATTCAAAATCCGCTGCCCGATATCGAGCGATCGCTTGACGGGCGGCTTGCTGTTGAGCTACCTGCTTGGACGGACCCACGCCGCGTCCCATCAGCGTTTCACCGACGAACACCCCAAGCGTGAAAACCTTATCATGATCTGGGCCTTCCTCGCCCAAAACTTTATACACCGGCGTCTGGCCATCAACGCGCTGAGAAATTTCCTGCAAATACGACTTCGGATCGCGCCAGCTGCCTGATTCCAAAATCCCGTCCAGCTTAACGATGATATGTTTATGAATAAAATCGCGCGCATCGTCAAAGCCACGCTCCAGGTAAATCGCGCCAATGACTGCCTCAAACGCGTTGGCCAAAATCTGCAAGTGTGCCCGATCCGAACCATTTTTCTCACCCTTTGACATGCGAATCAGCGGCCCGTAACCCAAGGTATCACCCGCATCGCCGATACTTTCCGTCCGCACCAGTGCCGCCCGCCACGCAGTCAAAACTCCTTCCGGCTCAGAAAAATGCGTAAACAAATATTCCGTTACCGCTAGCTCCAACACCGCATCACCGAGGAATTCCAACCGCTCGTTATGCTCGTGGACTGATTTTCTGTGTTCATTAACGTAGCTACGATGCGTCAAAGCCGTAATCAACAGATCCAAATTATTAAACTCAAACCCCAACTTCTCACGCGCAAACTCCTGATACGGCGCCGTATTCATCCCGCTCATCTATAGATTCTCCTGCCTGATTCGTTTCATAGCGAGCAGAATCAGCTTGCCAATATCCTCATACTCGATCTCATCCAGCGCCTCATGAAAGGTAAACCACGCCAGGCCATTCATCCAGTCTTCTTTTTGCAGTTTTTCGTCCGGATCAAGCGCCTTCATCAGGTACACTTGCTGCGAAATCAGCACTAACTTATCAAGCCGGCGATAGCGAAAATTAATTTTACCCAGCCAGCCACATACCTCGATATTCTTGAGGCCAGCCTCTTCGCCAACCTCACGCTTGGCGGCGGCCTGTGCCGTCTCGCCCGGCTCAACGTGGCCCTTGGGAATTGTCCAGCGATCCCGCGCGTCTTGGTAGAGTAGAAACTCAACATCACCTTTTTTATTGCGTCGAAACACCACACCACCGGCGGTTGGCTCGCGAACTATTTCTTGGATCGACGGTTTTTTGCGACCGCCAAAATATTTCTTAATATGATCAAAGCTGCTTGTCTTCATCGGCATCCTCTTGAAGGGAGCGATACGCTGTGCCGAGCACACCGTTCACAAATTTCCCTGAGTTATCCGAACCAAACGTTTTTGCCAGTTCCACTGCTTCATTGATGGCCACCTTTGGCGGCACCACTGCCCGAGAAAACAATAATTCATACAGCCCGAGCCGCAACACCGTCCGGTCAATTCGCGATATCTGCTCAATCGGCCATTCTGGCGCTAGTGGACGAAGCTTAGCATCAAGCGCTGTCTTGTGCGCAGTGACGCCATCGATCAGACTTCGCACAAACTCGACATCATCGACTGATGATTTGTACTTCTCGAGATTGCGCGTCAATATATCAGTCACGTCAACCTCGCTGTCGCCAACTTCCTGGCGAAACTCGATCTCGTATAGCGTCTGCAATGCGACGATTCGTCCCAAGTGACGGTTTGAAGCCATGACAAAAACGTTCCTGTTCGTGTTAGTTTATTTTGCGCTCTTATTACCAGTCTCACGCTTGGTCGTCTTGACTTTCACCGGTGACGTCCCGTTGACGCGGCGTGCTAATTTCAGTACCAAGTGGCTGCGACGCAGACCGGTCTTGCGCGGGCTGCTCTGCTTTTTTGGTTGTGCCATAGAAAAATCTCCTTTATTTCAGTTTATCGTAACACTTGGGCTTCATTATACCGGTTTTTGATAGATTTCTCAAGGGGATGCAGAGATGATGCAGGGCGATGGCGATACGCTGTCAGGGGGTATTATTGACTTTATATAATATTTATGGTAATATCGTAAACATCACTTACAATAGAAAGGATACATCCTACTAATTATGGATAAGAAAAACTTACCCCCTCAATCCGGGGAAACACTAAGTCGACTAGGTGAGCTGAAACTGGCCATCGGATCAGGAGCGATGCTAGCGGTAATGGGGGCGGGTCTCGGCATCGGCATTAACGGTATCGCCAACGCCGATAAAGAACCGGCGGAATCACCTCTAGTTGGCTCTTATATGATGCATTATGACCCCACGGAAGCTAATGCCACAAATGATTCAGATGTATGTGCAGCAGCACATTCCGTTGTAAGGGATGCCAATACTACTACCCAAATTGATATAGTGGGCTGTGCTACGGAATCCAAAAAGCTCGCTGGTCTTCCACAGGGAACACGCGTACGAGTCGAAGTACACCGGGATGGCTCGGTGACGACTAAGCCCCTCGGCAACTAACCTAGACAACAATATTCACCAACTTCCCCGGCACATAAATCACCTTTTTCGGTGTCCGGGCGTCGAGATAGGCGCGAACCTTCTCGTCATCCAGCGCTCGTTGCTCAATCGTCTCTTTATCAGCGTCAGCCGGCAGCTCCAGCCGTGATCGAAGCTTGCCATTGACCTGAACGATGATGGTCATCACATCGCTCACCAGATATTTTTCATCCCACTTTGGCCAGTGATTGACGTGAATGGTATCAGCGTGACCCAATTCATGCCACAATTCTTCGGTGATGTGCGGTGCAAATGGCGCCAAAATCTGTAGCAGACTCTCCAGAGCAAACTGCCACGCTTCTGACGCTTGCATACCGTGTGATTCTTTGAACTTGTATAGGCCATTGACCATTTCCATCATCGCCGCTACGGCCGTGTTGAACTTTTCATCCTCGATGTCACGAGTGACTTTTTTGATAGTAAGGTGAGTGAGGCGCAACAGCTCCGCGGCTACATCACCATCCTCCGCCAGAGTACACTCTTCGCTCAAATCTCCACTGGAGATTTCTCGCGAGCGTTCGGCTGAAGCGTCCGCTATTCGCGAACACTTCACAGCCTCTGTCAGAGGAGGTAATGTAACCGCCTCAACAAATTCCTGCACCACATTCCACACTCGGTTTAAGAACCGATATGTCCCCGGCACCCCGCGCGGATCCCACGGCGCATCCATATCGTACGGTGCGATAAACATCTCATACACACGCAGCGCATCAGCGCCATAACCACTGTCCATGATTTCCATCGGATCGATGACGTTGCCCTTGGACTTACTCATCTTTTGCCCATCTGGCGCCATGATGTAAGCGTTGTACATCATCCGCTTGAACGGCTCCGGTGTCGGCACTAAACCGAGTTTGTAGAAAAAGCGCATCCAAAAACGACTATACAGCAGATGTGCTACCGCGTGATCGGCGCCATTGTAATAATCAACCGGCATCCAGTGATTAATGCGCGTCGGATTCCACGCCTCGGCGTCATTGTGCGGGTCAAGATAGCGCAGGAAGTACCAGCTGGAACAGGCATAGCCGTCCAGCGTGTCAGTTTCGCGCCGCCCTTCATGCCAATTGTCGCCCGCTGGCTTTGGTTCGGTGATCGGTACCGTTTTACCTGTTTCAACATCAACCCACACGCGCACCCAATCATCAACTTGTGCCAGGACTGACGTATTACCGCCCGTCGGTTTGAAGTTCCCGACCTCTGGCAAAATCACTGGCAAGCACTCATCTGCCACCGCAATTGGATTGAAGCCATCAACATGAACCATCGGAATCGGCGCACCCCAGTACCGCTGGCGAGAAATCAACCAATCGCGCATTTTATAGGTAGTCTTACTCCGGCCCAAGCCCTGTTGCTCCAGCCAGGCTACCACCTGTTCGCGAGCCTCTTCGCTGCGCAGGCCGTCAAAATCGCCCGAGTTAATCAATTCGCCTTCGCCCGTGTAGCAGCCAGCATCCGCCGAGTTTTCTGGCTTTTCAATCACTTGCACTACTGGCAAATCAAATTTTTCGGCAAACTCCAAATCGCGCTCATCATGCGCCGGCACCGCCATAATCGCGCCAGTACCGTAACCGCCGAGTATGTAGTCCGCCACCCAAATTGGCAGCTTCTGACCGTTGACTGGATTGATGGCATAGCTGCCAGTAAAGACGCCGGTTTTATCTTTATTTTCCTGGCGTTCAACGTCGGATTTTTTCTGTGCTGCTTGAATGTATGCTTCAACCTTGGCACGCGTGTCGGCATTGACTAGCTGAGAAACCAATGGATGTTCTGGCGCCAGCGCCACATACGTCGCGCCAAACAGCGTGTCAGGACGCGTGGTGAAAACAGTTATGACGTCGTCGCGGCCTTCAACTACAAACTCAACCTCCGCGCCAACCGACCGGCCAATCCAATTTTTCTGCATGGTCTTGACCATGTCCGTCCAGTCTAGGTCGTCAGTCGCCTCTAGAATTTCATCAGCATAGGCGGTGATGCGGAAAAACCACTGTTTGAGGTTGCGCTTGGTGACGGGGTTACCGCAACGCCAACATTTGCCGCCCTCAACTTGCTCGTTAGCTAGCACCGTATTGTCGGTATCGCACCACCACTGCGGCTGCTCCTTCTGGTACGCCAAATCGTGTTTGTACAGCTGCGTAAAAATCCACTGGGTCCATTTGTAGTACTCGGGGTCGGCGGTGGAAATCTCCTTTGACCAATCGTAGCTAAAGCCGAGGCGCTTCAGCTGAGCGATGAAATGCGCCTTGGCTTCGTCGTGCGCCACTCGCGGCGTTTTACCGACCTTGATGGCGTAATTTTCTACGGGGAGGCCAAAGCTATCCCAGCCAATTGGATGATAAGTATTATAGCCCTGCTGACGCTTGAGGCGCGCTTTAATATCGGCAAACTGAAACGTCCGACCGTGACCGATGTGAATACCCGCGCCAGTAATACCAGGAAGCATGCTTAGACTATAGTACTTAGGGCGCGTCGTATCACCAAGGTCAGTGACATAGGTACCATCAGCCTCCCACTTATCTTGCCATTTTTTCTCAATTTCCGTCGGATTGTAGCGTTTCATACTCCTTAGTATATCATCTCTCGACGCTAACGTTCGTGTCTTCGTCATTCTCGTCTACAGACACACCACCCCTAGCAAACGGCGGCGGTATTGGCGATGAGCCGGCAAAATCCTGAAGCACCGACTTAAGATTATCGGCATTTGATGGTATGTCAATCTGTTCTGACTTGCTGTAATCAAATGTCATATCCATAGTGATATTCCGATCCTTGTCGTCATCTGAACTGTGTGTCTTAATCTCAATCGCTTTCAGTTGATGCGACCACGGATTGACCCAGATGCGTATAGTAGGCAATTTCTTTGATGACGTAGTTTTATTTGCTGTATTGAATACTTTGTCGCCATAGCACTCTTTAATTTTCTTGCCAAGTTTCGTATCCCCCAGAGAATCGACAAATGCGCGTAGTTTGTCTGACATTTTACCATCCGAAGCTAGATCAATTTCAAAGCCAGGCGCACCATCACGCGGCTCGACCTTAGCGTCCTTTTTGACCGTCACAAAGCTGTTTTTGCGATACGCATTGATCAGTTCGCTACGCACCTGCTGGTCAGCATTGATCAAATCAAAGATTTCTTGGGAACATGTATCTTTATCCGCATATGACGCGCCAAGCTCATCAAATGACACCTTAAGCCACTTGCCTTCAATCTTGTTAAGTTTCTCATCAAGCTGTTTGAGGATCTGGTCACGTATATGTATAACTGTTGGCTGCGCGTCCGGTAGTGCTCCCTGGCCCCGATCCTTAATGATCGTCTCTGCCATCTGGCGTACAATATCTTTTAAGTGTTCACCCTTAATATAAACCGCGCCCTTGCCGTCAGCCACCACCGTAAGCACGATATCCTGTTGGGTTTCTATGCCATTGATCGCTAATTTGACGGTGGCCTCGGTTTTTGATTTTGGTGAGTCAGCAACGGCTTTAATCTTAATGTCAGCCCGATTGCCGCTACCAAGATCCATGACGAGTTTACCTGAGGAAACCACCTTTTTAGTCTGGAACGAACTGACCATCGCATCAGTTACCATCCTCTGCGGATCTTGCCACCAGAAAAAGTATAACAGTACCGCAGCGATAGCTAGCAGCAATACGACCGAACCGGTAATAATACCGATGATGAGGCCGGTTTTCTTTTTTGGCGGCATAACCGAATTCATGATCGGCGGTTGCGACGTCGGCGGTGCTGGTTGCGCCGGCGTCGATACAGGCTGATCAGTCTGTGCAGGCGGAGTCGTTGTCGACTGTGATGAGCTTGATGTGACCGTCGACTGTGACACTGCCGGCGGTGTTGACGCAGCGGTTTTATCCGCTGGTATTTTCTTGCTATTCGTACCCTTGTCGTCCATATTCCTCCTCGTTATACTTTCATTGTATCACTATCCGCGAAAGTGCGAGAAAAATTCATTTTTTCGCTTAATCCAGTCAGGTGACTGGCGCACTAATTTTTTCTCATCCTCAGTGCTGTGTAGATTAATTTTAATCGCTTCCTCGAGCCAAACACCCCCGCTCGAACCTTTGAAGAGAGCCACGCCGCCCGCATGAAGTTTTTCGCGCACAAATCCGCCGGCCATCAGCGCATCACGACACTCCTTGACCTGACAGCCGCGACGACGTGCTACCGGCGCCAGGTATTGATTAGCCATCTCACCGACGGTCACTACCCAATCCAGCTCGTCTGGCGAACACTGAGCGCCGAGCTTGGCATGACCGGCCTGCGTATCCTTGCGTAGCCCATTCATATTACCAAACACCACGATACGCTGCGGCACCTCGAGACTGTATAGCGTTTGTAGTGCTGATAGCGCCGTCAGCGGCGACGAGCTATAGCTATCGTCAATCAAAATCGTCTGATCCGCACCACGAAGCACTTGCATCCGACCCGGCAGCGGGCCTAACTGGCTCAAACCCTTTTCAATCAATTCTTTCGTCATACCCATCCGCACCCCGGCGAGCATCGCCACGACGGCTGGCCGCAGATTATGTTCACCAAGCAGGGGCAGCGTCACTGCGATGCCATCAGGATATTCCGGGCCGATAATCTTGCCGACATAACCATGCTCCAGCGAGAAATCATGCTGCTCAAAATAATACTCAGCGACTTCGCTGGTGCCGTATGTCGTCATCTGGGGATTTGCCAAAAATGCGGCAAATCGACCGTCGATATCATCGCGGTTAATGGCCGCAAAGCGAGCATTATTCGCCAATATGAGCATCTCGCCGGCCACCTCTTCGACGGTATGTTCAACCCGCATGCGGCCAGAGGTTACTGACGTCACAACGGCCATATCCGGCAAAATAACCTGCTGAAACCATGCATTAAAACCAGGTTGCATTGGGCTGAACTCCTGAACGATAATCTGGGCTTCGGGATGTTCAGCGCGAGCACGCTTTTTGACAGCTCGCATCAGCTTACGGCGATGCCAAAATCCCCACTTCTCCTCCGGACGATTCTCGGGGTAGCGCACACCCATGATCTGCAGAAGGGTTTGTAAGTGCGACGTTGGCTCAGCAGCGTGCATGGCGACAGCAAATTGCTGCGATAGCACAGTGGCGATCGCCGTTTTGGCACTCGTTTTACCGGCGCTCCCGGTCACTGCGATCAACTTGACGTCAGCATGGTCGGCAAAAAATTGCCGGACATAGCGTATCATTTTTTTCTCAAACGACTTCTTGAACATCCCCTTTATCATACCATAAGCGCCGTCAAACGCGCCACTTGACGAACAAAAAAGAGCTGTTACGCGCCCACCCGGGGCAATTTCATGTGTTTGTTTTGGATGGCAGCATAGGAAACGCCCCTATGCGTACCAGCTCTAATGATATTATGCGCTTTTTTATTAAAAAGCACAAGGGGTTTGCCTGATATTTATCTACAATTCCTTAGCAAAAGCGTTAGTGCTACGTACGACTGCGCCCTTTTTCAAGTAGAATTGCTGCGCCGCTTCACGTTCTGGGCGTGATGTGAATTCTAATTTCAAAGCGCCCTGCTCGCGACCCCAGTCGATGATAGCGTCCCAGAGTTGAGAGCCGACGCCCCTGCCCTGGATAGTCGGATCAGCAACGAAATCGTCGAGGTAGATCTTGCGCCCAGCAGCTGGCCCCAGTAATAACGCCACCGTTGCCATGCCAACGACTTTGCCTGATAACCGTGCCAACAGCAACACATGACTCGGCGAGTCGATAATCTGCTGCAACAGCTTGGTGTCAGCTGGATGTGGCTTGCTGGTAAGCGCCGCGATAAGGTTGGTAATGTCTGCCACATCAGATTCAGTGATGTGGGATGCTCGTTCAATTGTCAATTCGTCCATGCTTCCATTATACTATACCCATGAATCAGCACATACGAGACCTAGCAAAAATTTTAGCTTCAAATCCGCCACGCGTGGTATTTCCTGAGGGCAATAATCACATCATCCAGCAGGCGGCGCGCGCACTAGAAGAAAGCGGCGCAGTGCAGCCAGTATTGCTTGATGGGGAAGAGGACGCCATCAGTCGCGGTGCAACGATGCTAACGAGCGGCGAGGCCGACGTTATGGTGGCTGGAATTGATCACCCAACGAAAGACGTGCTGCGGGCTGGGCTGAAAATTGTTGGACTGGCGCCCGATGTTCGATATGCATCCAGTTTTTTCGTGATAGACGTCCCACAGTTTCAGGGCGGCGAACAAGGTTTATTGCTCTTTGCCGACTGCGGTATGAATATTCAGCCAAACGCCGAGCAGCTGGCGGCGATTGCCATGTCCTCAGCGGATAGTGCGGCGTCGCTTGGCTGGCAGCCACGCGTGGCTATGCTGTCATATTCAACGAAAGGCAGCGCTGGCGGTGATAGTGTCGAGCTCGTCACCCAGGCACTACAACTCGTCAAGACAGGGCGACCCGATATACTCATTGATGGCGAACTACAATTAGACGCGGCAATCGTCCCTGCTATCGGCCAGAAAAAATCACCAAGCAGTCCGGTTGCTGGCAGGGCCAATGTCCTTATTTTCCCTGATCTTGATTCTGGTAATATCGCGTATAAGTTAGCCGAACATCTGGCCAGCGGCCATGCATACGGGCCAATCTTGCAAGGTTTTGCCCGGCCGATCAGCGACCTATCTCGCGGCTCTAGCGTTGATGATGTGATCGGCGCTACGCTTATTACTGCCGGTATGGCGCGAACTTCATAGAAACCAGCTACTGCGTGATATACCACTGCGCAAATTGATGCCATTGCTGCAGTGTATCAGTCTCAACCGCCAAGCCTTGATCGCGCCGATCAAACACCTCGGATATCGTCAGGCCGTTACTACCATCCATCGTAATAATCTTGTTGACCGATGCGCCACTCTTGCCACGCGGCGGAGCGACAAACTTCCCCGGTTGATCAAAGATAAATGTCTGTAGATTACGCCCGTCGTAATAGACGACAATATCATGGAGGACAATTTGCCAATCGTCTTTGTCGCGGAGCAGTGCCAAAAAATCCTCGGGCGCCAACCAGTGCGCAACATCCTTCATGTAACCACCGGGAAAGCCGCCGAGCGCGGGCACTTCCCAATTACTATCATTAACAACAACCGGCTCGCCAACCTTCTCGTACGCTGTCCGAACCTTAGCTTCGGTAATTTTCAATGGATCACGGTGCTGGATCTCATCAATATCGAGATTAATAATCTCCACCGCTATGTCGTATTGGCTCAGCGTAGCCGTTGCCTCCTCAATTTTACGCGGATTACCAGTGACGAGATTGATGTGTTTTGTCATGGGGTCTATTATAGCACCTCTTATTTTAGTATGGCTGTAGCACTGGTTTTACCATAGGGTATCCTTCGTCAACCAACCTCACTCAGCGCCTTTATAATATCCT is drawn from Candidatus Saccharibacteria bacterium oral taxon 488 and contains these coding sequences:
- a CDS encoding phosphoglycerate kinase, whose protein sequence is MGRFFKQTIRDVNLRGLTVLVRVDYNVPLTVNGGIASDLRIRASLSTLRYLLEQRCKIVLMSHLGRPKGVDPAYSLRPVARRLAELLGRPVQFIDSCVGDQLRQAVRHMAAGDVLMLENLRFYDEESRDDTVFAKAIARAVRPDYFVQDGFAVVHRAHASTHAITLYVPGLAGDLLVHEYTVLTAVMSHPARPLVAIIGGVKIADKIALIERLIDKADTILIGGAMANTFLAYRGHRMGHSTVEPDQEQVLAAIYRRAAEKVGNERVDQFLRLPSDVAVASSPEVSGDRHEVLVNEISDDEMALDIGTETMAQFASVIASAKTVIWNGPLGYSTNRLFARGSARIAEAIVQNHGVTSIIGGGDTAEFVLGWDRHDGRQFSHISTGGGASLELMSGKKLPGVESLLDAHGLK
- the pyk gene encoding pyruvate kinase — its product is MSNTIFKRTKILATIGPATMSQDKISQLMQAGVNGFRLNFSHGSYDERREQIDWIRTASHEQGKPVAILQDLQGPKIRLGVLKDNMLTVRAGDMLTLDSSITEHDGSFNLPVQYNLAEKMKVGEPLYMFDGKIKSIVREIAGPTAIKVEVQNDGFLMSRKGLNLPDTDFGGDILTPKDIADIEWAAGQDFDYVALSFVQTEDDIIDLRSRLTALGSDAYIIAKIETKSAISDEHLEEIVKASDGIMVARGDLAVEAGAEIVPVIQRRIIALCRKYSKLSIVATQMMGSMVDNPEPSRAEVSDVANAVIQGADTVMLSDETANGKYPIETVQAMRRTIMYTQEHSDVMAVESGEKRRKHDALLSYTAARLATELKAGAIIAETSTGVTAVNVGAFRPNMPIISVTDSQKTAQKLALSYATRSYVRPSGLGSANKLAEELKAEGYFGEDPVTLVLVSGHQPGRPGKTDNIQIRTMD
- the rnc gene encoding ribonuclease III; this translates as MSGMNTAPYQEFAREKLGFEFNNLDLLITALTHRSYVNEHRKSVHEHNERLEFLGDAVLELAVTEYLFTHFSEPEGVLTAWRAALVRTESIGDAGDTLGYGPLIRMSKGEKNGSDRAHLQILANAFEAVIGAIYLERGFDDARDFIHKHIIVKLDGILESGSWRDPKSYLQEISQRVDGQTPVYKVLGEEGPDHDKVFTLGVFVGETLMGRGVGPSKQVAQQQAARQAIARYRAADFE
- a CDS encoding NUDIX domain-containing protein, producing MPMKTSSFDHIKKYFGGRKKPSIQEIVREPTAGGVVFRRNKKGDVEFLLYQDARDRWTIPKGHVEPGETAQAAAKREVGEEAGLKNIEVCGWLGKINFRYRRLDKLVLISQQVYLMKALDPDEKLQKEDWMNGLAWFTFHEALDEIEYEDIGKLILLAMKRIRQENL
- the nusB gene encoding transcription antitermination factor NusB — protein: MASNRHLGRIVALQTLYEIEFRQEVGDSEVDVTDILTRNLEKYKSSVDDVEFVRSLIDGVTAHKTALDAKLRPLAPEWPIEQISRIDRTVLRLGLYELLFSRAVVPPKVAINEAVELAKTFGSDNSGKFVNGVLGTAYRSLQEDADEDKQL
- a CDS encoding leucine--tRNA ligase encodes the protein MKRYNPTEIEKKWQDKWEADGTYVTDLGDTTRPKYYSLSMLPGITGAGIHIGHGRTFQFADIKARLKRQQGYNTYHPIGWDSFGLPVENYAIKVGKTPRVAHDEAKAHFIAQLKRLGFSYDWSKEISTADPEYYKWTQWIFTQLYKHDLAYQKEQPQWWCDTDNTVLANEQVEGGKCWRCGNPVTKRNLKQWFFRITAYADEILEATDDLDWTDMVKTMQKNWIGRSVGAEVEFVVEGRDDVITVFTTRPDTLFGATYVALAPEHPLVSQLVNADTRAKVEAYIQAAQKKSDVERQENKDKTGVFTGSYAINPVNGQKLPIWVADYILGGYGTGAIMAVPAHDERDLEFAEKFDLPVVQVIEKPENSADAGCYTGEGELINSGDFDGLRSEEAREQVVAWLEQQGLGRSKTTYKMRDWLISRQRYWGAPIPMVHVDGFNPIAVADECLPVILPEVGNFKPTGGNTSVLAQVDDWVRVWVDVETGKTVPITEPKPAGDNWHEGRRETDTLDGYACSSWYFLRYLDPHNDAEAWNPTRINHWMPVDYYNGADHAVAHLLYSRFWMRFFYKLGLVPTPEPFKRMMYNAYIMAPDGQKMSKSKGNVIDPMEIMDSGYGADALRVYEMFIAPYDMDAPWDPRGVPGTYRFLNRVWNVVQEFVEAVTLPPLTEAVKCSRIADASAERSREISSGDLSEECTLAEDGDVAAELLRLTHLTIKKVTRDIEDEKFNTAVAAMMEMVNGLYKFKESHGMQASEAWQFALESLLQILAPFAPHITEELWHELGHADTIHVNHWPKWDEKYLVSDVMTIIVQVNGKLRSRLELPADADKETIEQRALDDEKVRAYLDARTPKKVIYVPGKLVNIVV
- a CDS encoding GNAT family N-acetyltransferase, whose translation is MDELTIERASHITESDVADITNLIAALTSKPHPADTKLLQQIIDSPSHVLLLARLSGKVVGMATVALLLGPAAGRKIYLDDFVADPTIQGRGVGSQLWDAIIDWGREQGALKLEFTSRPEREAAQQFYLKKGAVVRSTNAFAKEL
- a CDS encoding phosphate acetyltransferase is translated as MLVQLSIRPCFHYTIPMNQHIRDLAKILASNPPRVVFPEGNNHIIQQAARALEESGAVQPVLLDGEEDAISRGATMLTSGEADVMVAGIDHPTKDVLRAGLKIVGLAPDVRYASSFFVIDVPQFQGGEQGLLLFADCGMNIQPNAEQLAAIAMSSADSAASLGWQPRVAMLSYSTKGSAGGDSVELVTQALQLVKTGRPDILIDGELQLDAAIVPAIGQKKSPSSPVAGRANVLIFPDLDSGNIAYKLAEHLASGHAYGPILQGFARPISDLSRGSSVDDVIGATLITAGMARTS